In the genome of Bremerella sp. JC817, one region contains:
- a CDS encoding DUF1501 domain-containing protein, which translates to MHALSAPKVWGSEGELPHFQPKVKRVIYLCQSGAPSQHDLFDYKPELKRLQGQEIPDSIRMGQRLTTMTKDQDSLPLTPTKFAFRQHGKAGMWFSELVPHQAGIADQMCRIRSMHTDAINHDPGMTLLMTGHQLPGRPSLGSWLSYGLGSENEELPAFVVLVSHGSAKLNQQPVFDRLWSSGFLPSRYQGVRFRSNGDPVLYLNNPGGISAKDRRQALDTLAAMNQQQSQLVGDPEIESRIAQYEMAYRMQMSIPGLTDMTSEPESVFQAYGEDARRPGSYAANCLLARRLAERGVRFIQLMHRGWDQHRSLNSELTLQCRDTDQASAALVNDLARLGLLEDTLIVWGGEFGRTAFAQGSIERDDYGRDHHSRCFTMWLAGGGVKAGYELGATDELGYNITEDPVHVHDLNATLLHLLGIDHKRFTYRFQGRDFRLTDVHGNVVRKILS; encoded by the coding sequence TTGCATGCGCTTTCCGCGCCCAAGGTCTGGGGAAGTGAAGGGGAGTTGCCGCACTTTCAACCGAAGGTGAAGCGTGTCATCTATCTTTGCCAGTCGGGGGCTCCTTCGCAGCACGATCTATTCGACTACAAGCCAGAGCTTAAGCGACTGCAGGGTCAAGAAATTCCCGACTCGATCCGCATGGGACAGCGTCTGACGACGATGACCAAGGATCAAGATTCATTGCCACTCACGCCGACCAAGTTCGCCTTCCGTCAGCATGGCAAAGCAGGAATGTGGTTCAGCGAACTGGTGCCGCATCAGGCCGGTATCGCCGACCAGATGTGCCGCATTCGTTCGATGCATACCGATGCAATCAATCACGATCCTGGCATGACGCTGCTAATGACTGGGCATCAACTGCCAGGACGGCCGAGCCTGGGAAGTTGGTTGAGCTATGGGCTGGGAAGCGAAAATGAAGAGCTGCCGGCGTTTGTCGTGTTGGTCTCGCACGGTAGTGCCAAGCTGAATCAACAGCCGGTGTTCGATCGTCTGTGGTCGAGCGGTTTCCTGCCCTCGCGGTATCAGGGCGTTCGCTTCCGCAGCAATGGCGACCCGGTGCTGTACCTCAACAATCCTGGCGGTATCTCGGCGAAGGATCGTCGTCAGGCACTCGATACGCTGGCGGCAATGAACCAACAGCAATCGCAGCTCGTAGGTGATCCGGAAATCGAAAGCCGGATTGCTCAATACGAGATGGCGTATCGCATGCAGATGTCGATCCCTGGCCTTACGGATATGACGAGCGAGCCGGAGTCGGTTTTTCAAGCGTATGGCGAAGACGCACGTCGCCCTGGAAGCTACGCAGCCAACTGCTTGCTCGCCCGAAGGCTGGCGGAACGGGGCGTGCGTTTCATTCAGTTGATGCATCGCGGGTGGGATCAGCATCGCAGCTTGAACAGCGAGCTGACCCTGCAATGCCGCGACACCGATCAGGCCTCGGCCGCCTTGGTGAACGATCTGGCCCGCTTAGGGCTGCTGGAAGATACCTTGATCGTGTGGGGTGGCGAGTTCGGACGAACCGCCTTCGCCCAGGGAAGCATCGAACGCGACGACTATGGGCGCGATCATCACAGCCGCTGCTTCACCATGTGGTTGGCTGGCGGCGGTGTAAAGGCTGGTTACGAACTCGGTGCGACCGATGAACTGGGGTACAACATTACGGAAGACCCGGTCCACGTGCATGACCTCAATGCGACGCTGCTGCATCTGTTGGGGATCGACCACAAACGCTTCACCTATCGCTTCCAGGGACGCGACTTCCGGTTGACCGACGTGCATGGCAACGTGGTACGGAAGATTCTTAGTTAA
- a CDS encoding pentapeptide repeat-containing protein, which translates to MIQIKHRATGEVLYEVDADSLAGAKLVGKNLAGADLSRLVLRGCVFDSDNLDEASFEKSDLEGATFMGASVKHACFDGANMTGVVMTDAILNDSSMQNVNLTKANLRYAKLHNCNLSGARLVEADLSMCDLRCDMLKANLTRTDLRGSNLERADLSHAKVDEANFTDATMTDAHLDGCYLERAINACAKHRPFKAKPHVVKRPWWMVWA; encoded by the coding sequence ATGATTCAGATCAAGCATCGCGCTACCGGCGAAGTTCTGTATGAAGTTGATGCAGACTCGCTGGCAGGTGCCAAGCTCGTGGGTAAAAACCTGGCGGGCGCCGACCTGTCTCGATTAGTTCTTCGCGGCTGCGTTTTCGACAGCGACAATCTGGACGAAGCCTCGTTCGAGAAGTCCGACCTGGAAGGCGCCACCTTCATGGGTGCCAGCGTCAAGCATGCCTGTTTCGACGGAGCCAACATGACCGGCGTCGTGATGACCGATGCCATCTTGAATGACTCGTCGATGCAGAACGTCAACTTGACCAAAGCCAATCTTCGCTATGCCAAGCTGCACAATTGCAACCTGAGCGGCGCTCGACTTGTCGAAGCGGATCTCAGCATGTGCGATTTGCGATGCGACATGCTAAAGGCCAACCTGACGCGAACCGATTTGCGTGGGTCCAATCTAGAGCGAGCCGATCTTTCGCACGCAAAGGTCGACGAAGCCAACTTCACCGATGCTACCATGACCGACGCTCATCTGGATGGCTGTTACCTGGAACGGGCCATCAATGCATGTGCCAAGCATCGCCCCTTCAAGGCGAAGCCGCACGTCGTGAAGCGTCCGTGGTGGATGGTGTGGGCCTAG
- the hemW gene encoding radical SAM family heme chaperone HemW, with protein MLEAPRSAYLHVPFCTHRCGYCNFTVVAGRDDLTGAYLDAIEAELQQLGQPHEVDTIFLGGGTPTHLSLPELSRLLNLARQWFPLAEGAELSVEANPIDITAEKVQLLYDAGVNRVSLGVQSFHDAKLKLLERDHNRAIVERAANLLLAKIPNIGMDLIFAAPNETLAEWENDLQSAIALGAPHLSTYGLTFEKGTTFWSRREHQQLHEADEELQRDMYLAAIEHLTAAGRRHYEVSNFALPGFESRHNQQYWLGKRYFAAGPGASRHIGMQRETNHRSTTTYIRRMQQGHSPVAEQETLTDEMKARERLVFGLRMIDGIHIPTFQQDTGMTPWELCGTEIDQFLAIGLLIHDHDRLKLTREGLLVSDSISIELL; from the coding sequence ATGCTTGAAGCTCCTCGCAGTGCGTACCTTCACGTCCCCTTCTGCACGCATCGCTGCGGCTACTGCAACTTCACTGTCGTCGCCGGTCGCGACGACCTGACAGGGGCTTACCTCGACGCGATCGAGGCTGAACTTCAGCAGCTTGGCCAACCACACGAAGTCGACACCATCTTTCTCGGTGGCGGTACGCCGACGCATCTCTCGCTGCCAGAACTGTCGCGGCTTTTAAACCTGGCCCGGCAATGGTTCCCGCTGGCGGAAGGAGCCGAGCTGAGCGTTGAAGCGAACCCGATCGACATCACTGCCGAGAAAGTTCAACTGCTGTATGACGCCGGCGTGAACCGCGTGAGCCTCGGTGTGCAGTCGTTTCACGACGCCAAGCTCAAACTGCTGGAGCGCGATCATAACCGAGCCATCGTCGAGCGTGCCGCCAACTTGTTGTTGGCCAAGATCCCGAACATTGGGATGGATCTGATCTTCGCCGCTCCAAATGAAACACTGGCCGAGTGGGAGAACGATCTGCAGTCCGCCATCGCACTCGGTGCCCCACATCTTTCGACCTATGGCCTGACGTTCGAGAAAGGGACCACCTTCTGGAGTCGCCGCGAGCATCAACAGCTTCACGAGGCGGACGAAGAACTGCAGCGCGACATGTACCTGGCTGCGATCGAACACCTTACCGCCGCCGGGCGACGCCACTACGAGGTCTCGAACTTCGCGCTGCCCGGTTTCGAGAGCCGCCACAATCAGCAGTATTGGCTCGGCAAGCGATACTTCGCCGCTGGCCCTGGTGCATCGCGTCATATCGGGATGCAGCGCGAGACCAATCATCGCAGTACGACCACCTATATCCGGCGGATGCAACAAGGCCACTCTCCCGTGGCAGAGCAGGAAACGCTGACCGATGAAATGAAAGCGCGCGAACGACTCGTGTTCGGCCTAAGGATGATCGATGGCATACACATTCCCACCTTCCAGCAGGATACTGGCATGACTCCGTGGGAGTTGTGCGGAACCGAAATTGACCAGTTTTTGGCCATCGGCCTCTTAATCCATGACCATGATCGCTTAAAGTTAACGCGCGAAGGTCTACTAGTAAGTGATTCGATATCTATCGAACTCTTATAA